A region from the Spea bombifrons isolate aSpeBom1 chromosome 7, aSpeBom1.2.pri, whole genome shotgun sequence genome encodes:
- the LYPD6 gene encoding ly6/PLAUR domain-containing protein 6, producing METWPAVAWVLLLGLLADWFKSIESRDFTVQDIIYLYPSTTPYPGGFKCFTCENARDNFDCNRWAPDLYCPRETKYCYTQHTMDSSGESVSVTKRCASLEHCLAAGCQESSRRGQKICTSCCEGNICNLPLPRNETDAVFLHSPLNSSRRHLISSVTFLSSLYMSWFLST from the exons ATGGAAACGTGGCCGGCGGTGGCCTGGGTTCTACTGCTCGGTCTGCTAGCCGACTGGTTTAAAAGCATTGAATCCAGAGACTTCACAGTGCAAGATATCATCTACCTTTATCCTTCAA CTACACCGTACCCTGGGGGGTTTAAGTGTTTCACCTGTGAAAACGCCAGAGATAATTTCGATTGTAATCGCTGGGCGCCAGATCTGTACTGCCCTAGAG aaacaaaatattgttacacacaacacacaatgGATTCCTCGGGAGAAAGCGTATCGGTGACCAAACGCTGCGCTTCTCTAGAGCATTGCTTAGCTGCGGGCTGCCAAGAATCATCGCGTCGGGGTCAGAAG ATATGCACTTCCTGCTGCGAAGGTAATATCTGCAATTTACCGCTGCCCAGGAATGAAACAGATGCAGTTTTTTTACATTCTCCTCTGAACAGTTCAAGAAGACACTTGATAAGCAGCGTAACCTTCTTATCGTCTTTATACATGTCGTGGTTTCTGTCGACGTAG